A region of the Desulfobulbaceae bacterium genome:
AATGATCTTGAGCGAATAGGTGACTTGGTCGTTAAGATCGCTGATCGGATTTTGCTCCTTGCAGACAGGCATTACGCACCGTTCTCCGCCTCCCTGGCAGTACAGTTCCCGGAACGTTTTCAGCATATGTTTGCCGAGACCGCCAAGATGGTGTCGATGAGTCTGGACTCGTTTGTCAGAATGGACGCCGATCTGGCCTATAAAGTCCGGCTTTGGGATGATCAGGTCGACGAGGCAAAGAAGGTGATTCGTCTGCAGATCGATGAGATTATCCAGAACGATGTGACACAGCAGCCTTATTTGGGGATGCTGTTAAGTGTCTCCAGGAGTTTGGAGCGGATTGCCGACCACGCCACTCATATTGCTGAAAACGTTATCTATATGCTTCAGGGCCTCATTGTCCGGCACACACCAGAAGGTCATTAACCATCTCTTGAGGTGAGTTCGGCAGACGGGGTCGTCTCTCCCCATCGTTTCCACTGCATTTCAAGAGACTCTTCCCCCCCATTTTTTTCATATTTTTCTTCCCTGTTTTTCTTTGGCACTAAGTCGTTGTCACAAAACAATGTCATCATCTAATTGGTAAAAACGGCATAAGGAGTCGTAATGTA
Encoded here:
- the phoU gene encoding phosphate signaling complex protein PhoU, producing the protein MIKNISVEREKLKKQILHLGSEVEANLVKAEKALMEFDHQLARDIITTDASIDDIEISVEEKCLQILAQHQPVASDLRFVVTVLKINNDLERIGDLVVKIADRILLLADRHYAPFSASLAVQFPERFQHMFAETAKMVSMSLDSFVRMDADLAYKVRLWDDQVDEAKKVIRLQIDEIIQNDVTQQPYLGMLLSVSRSLERIADHATHIAENVIYMLQGLIVRHTPEGH